One window from the genome of Bufo bufo chromosome 4, aBufBuf1.1, whole genome shotgun sequence encodes:
- the NDUFB5 gene encoding NADH dehydrogenase [ubiquinone] 1 beta subcomplex subunit 5, mitochondrial, whose protein sequence is MAGMSLLRSAAASLVSRLQPVQRGVLGRRALLGSAPPPAAVPVRFESHGKKLFVVAPSTYYDKRFLKLLKFYTLLAAVPAGIAITLINIFIGPAELVEVPEGYVPDYWEYYQHPITRFLARNIYHDYQQSYEQEMALIHVENEKRLLRLYELAARRSMRQNGDGPWYQFETLDKNLIDNSPKTVPDA, encoded by the exons ATGGCGGGCATGAGCCTCCTCCGGTCGGCGGCGGCCTCTCTTGTCAGCCGTCTGCAGCCGGTACAGCGCGGTGTGCTGGGGAGAAGAGCGCTGCTGGGGAGCGCACCGCCGCCTGCTGCGG TTCCCGTACGGTTTGAAAGCCATGGAAAGAAGTTGTTTGTAGTCGCACCATCTACATATTATGACAAAAGATTTCTCAAGTTATTG AAATTCTACACGTTACTGGCAGCCGTGCCCGCTGGTATAGCCATTACACTCATCAACATCTTCATTG GACCGGCAGAATTAGTTGAAGTTCCAGAGGGTTATGTTCCCGATTATTGGGAGTACTACCAG CATCCGATTACCCGTTTTCTTGCCCGCAATATATATCACGATTATCAGCAATCATATGAACAGGAAATGGCTCTAATTCATGTTGAGAATGAGAAACGGTTGCTCAG ACTCTATGAACTTGCAGCGCGCCGCTCAATGAGACAGAATGGAGATGGTCCATGGTATCAGTTTGAGACTTTGGATAAGAACCTCATTGATAATTCACCTAAGACAGTCCCTGATGCGTAG
- the MRPL47 gene encoding 39S ribosomal protein L47, mitochondrial, with protein MAAPAVRGLLTGCRSVCQVPVRVCVRTVGHFSSILNGLPKRTSGNSSGPKCSPFHSSAARRGLEDFFDDPKNWGERTIKTGDFWTINQLRCKSSEDLHKLWYVLLKEKNMLKTLEQESKRQRTSMPSPERLYKVTKSMENLDAVVTEREDALRLLQTGQEKARPGEWRKDCFGETSWYKFKEWPIPWYMNRRYKQKKFFALPYVDQYIRLKTEKELRAEARQRNAAKDKQNKLEKRFPHIANKS; from the exons ATGGCGGCGCCCGCGGTCAGAGGGTTGCTGACAGGATGCAGGAGCGTGTGTCAGGTGCCGGTGCGTGTCTGTGTCAGGACCGTGGGCCACTTCTCCAG CATCCTCAATGGTTTGCCTAAAAGAACCAGTGGCAACTCTTCTGGGCCCAAGTGCTCACCCTTCCACTCATCCGCAGCCCGCAGGGGGCTCGAGGACTTCTTTGATGACCCGAAAAACTGGGGAGAAAGGACCATCAAGACCG GTGACTTTTGGACGATTAACCAACTGAGATGCAAAAGTAGTGAAGACTTACACAAACTTTG GTATGtgttattaaaagaaaaaaacatgctGAAGACTTTAGAACAAGAATCCAAGCGACAAAGAACATCTATGCCAAGTCCTGAGCGGCTCTACAAG GTAACCAAGTCTATGGAGAATCTTGACGCGGTGGTTACAGAAAGGGAGGATGCTCTTCGTCTCTTACAGACGGGTCAGGAAAAAGCAAGACCGGGAGAATGGAGAAAGGACTGCTTTGGGGAAACATCGTG gtaTAAGTTCAAAGAATGGCCTATACCGTGGTACATGAACAGACGTTACAAGCAAAAGAAGTTCTTTGCGTTGCCATATGTTGATCAATATATTAG GTTAAAGACCGAGAAGGAGCTGCGAGCAGAGGCAAGACAGAGAAATGCTGCGAAAGACAAGCAAAATAAACTGGAGAAAAGGTTTCCACACATCGCTAATAAATCTTAA